In the bacterium genome, TCCGGTTCCCTGCTCTTTTTGCCGGTTTCCGGGCTCATGGTGCGATGAATCGGCGGTTGTCATATCATGTTATCCTTATTGTGTCGATAAGAAATAGTATATGTATGGCAGTGCTCCGGTGATGCACCGTATGAATCCGTTGTGAAAACAGATGCCGAAACGAGTTCGGCATGACGCTTTACGATTCCGCAATTTACCCGCCGGAGGGCTATCTCAGTCTCCGGGAATTATTTCCGTTTCTGCCACACTGTCCTTCCGTTCGTTCGGGTGGAGCGGATGATCCCCGAATGTTTCCCACCATATCCTGGCCGTGCTCCAGAGGTTCGCATGGAGATTATGCGATTCCTTGGCGAGATCGCGCACGAGTTTTTTCATCGCCTTACGCTTGCCGTCATCAGCATGGGAGCAGGTGCATGTCGAGGCGCTGAAACCCGCAAGCCCGGCAAACCGGACGAGATCGCGCTCGCGTACATAAAACAGCGGCCTGATGAGATCGAATGCCCCGTCGAAGAATGCCCTCTTCGGCAGCATGGTCTGAAGGTTGCCGTGGTATAAAAGGTTCAGCAGGGTCGTCTCGGCGACATCATCGGCGTGATGACCGAACGCGAGCTTGTTGTAGCCGTGCTCGGCGCAGTATTTGAAGAGGGCTATTCTCCGCCGCCATGCGCACCAGAAGCAGCTCGGCTCCTTGTACATGCCGTCCTCGCCGACAGTCACCGTGACCTCAATGAAGTCGTAC is a window encoding:
- a CDS encoding tRNA 2-thiocytidine biosynthesis TtcA family protein translates to MEPEIKSPREYRHSPLTRYTRNLLKKVNRGIDEFKLISGGDRVCVAVSGGKDSLSLLHLLLEHIRFYPAKYTVGAVHVMSDISDHAHETRAYLESVFTSLGIPYDFIEVTVTVGEDGMYKEPSCFWCAWRRRIALFKYCAEHGYNKLAFGHHADDVAETTLLNLLYHGNLQTMLPKRAFFDGAFDLIRPLFYVRERDLVRFAGLAGFSASTCTCSHADDGKRKAMKKLVRDLAKESHNLHANLWSTARIWWETFGDHPLHPNERKDSVAETEIIPGD